Proteins co-encoded in one Chroicocephalus ridibundus chromosome 6, bChrRid1.1, whole genome shotgun sequence genomic window:
- the ACTL6A gene encoding actin-like protein 6A, with protein MSGGVYGGDEVGALVFDIGSYTVRAGYAGEDCPKVDFPTAIGVVLERDNGSTLMEIDGDKGKQGGPTYYIDTNALRVPRENMEAISPLKNGMIEDWDSFQAILDHTYKMHIKSEASLHPVLMSEAPWNTRAKREKLTELMFEHYNIPAFFLCKTAVLTAFANGRSTGLILDSGATHTTAIPVHDGYVLQQGIVKSPLAGDFITMQCRELFQEMNIEIIPPYMIASKEAVREGSPANWKRKEKLPQVTRSWHNYMCNCVIQDFQASVLQVSDSTYDEQVAAQMPTVHYEFPNGYNCDFGAERLKIPEGLFDPSNVKGLSGNTMLGVSHVVTTSVGMCDIDIRPGLYGSVIVAGGNTLIQSFTDRLNRELSQKTPPSMRLKLIANNTTVERRFSSWIGGSILASLGTFQQMWISKQEYEEGGKQCVERKCP; from the exons ATGAGCGGCGGCGTGTACGGGGGAG ATGAAGTTGGGGCTCTTGTTTTTGACATTGGCTCGTACACAGTGAGAGCGGGCTATGCAGGCGAGGACTGCCCAAAG GTTGATTTTCCAACAGCCATTGGTGTGGTGCTAGAAAGGGACAATGGCAGCACTCTGATGGAGATAGATGGTGACAAAGGCAAACAAGGAGGCCCGACTTACTACATAGACACCAATGCCCTGAGAGTTCCGAGGGAAAATATGGAGGccatttcacctttaaaaaacGGAATGA TTGAAGACTGGGATAGTTTCCAGGCAATTTTGGATCACACTTACAAGATGCATATTAAATCTGAAGCAAGTTTGCATCCTGTCCTTATGTCCGAAGCACCG tggAATACTAGAGCAAAGCGTGAAAAACTGACTGAACTGATGTTTGAACACTACAACATCCCTGCTTTTTTCTTGTGCAAAACAGCTGTCCTAACAGC TTTTGCTAATGGGAGATCTACAGGTCTCATTTTGGATAGCGGAGCAACACACACCACTGCTATTCCAGTGCATGATGGATATGTACTTCAGCAAG GTATTGTAAAATCACCGCTTGCAGGAGACTTTATTACTATGCAGTGCCGGGAATTGTTTCAAGAGATGAACATAGAAATAATTCCTCCATATATGATTGCTTCAAAG GAGGCAGTTCGTGAGGGGTCGCCAgcaaactggaagagaaaagagaagttaCCCCAGGTCACTAGGTCTTGGCACAACTACATGTGTAAT TGTGTCATTCAGGACTTTCAAGCTTCTGTCCTCCAAGTATCAGATTCAACCTATGATGAACA GGTAGCAGCACAGATGCCAACCGTTCATTACGAGTTCCCCAACGGTTATAACTGTGACTTTGGTGCTGAGCGTCTAAAAATTCCAGAGGGATTGTTTGATCCTTCTAATGTAAAG GGTTTATCTGGTAACACGATGTTGGGTGTGAGCCACGTTGTCACAACAAGCGTTGGAATGTGTGATATAGACATCAGGCCG GGCCTCTATGGCAGCGTGATTGTAGCAGGAGGAAACACTCTAATACAGAGTTTCACGGACAGATTGAACAGAGAGCTGTCTCAGAAAACTCCACCG AGCATGCGCCTGAAGTTGATAGCGAACAACACAACAGTGGAGCGGAGGTTCAGCTCTTGGATTGGTGGTTCGATTTTGGCTTCTTTG ggTACTTTTCAACAGATGTGGATTTCTAAACAAGAATATGAAGAAGGAGGGAAACAGTGTGTAGAAAGAAAATGTCCTTAG